One region of Mangifera indica cultivar Alphonso chromosome 3, CATAS_Mindica_2.1, whole genome shotgun sequence genomic DNA includes:
- the LOC123211372 gene encoding protein DEHYDRATION-INDUCED 19 homolog 6-like — translation MDIDLWASRVRSAKHFSAVQASRLNSDNQSIVDDSEGDDDAKACFPCPFCYVDIEVHLVCSHLQEEHCFDLKNAVCPLCAANLLKDATEHFIVQHTSLLKRRKRFEKSGLWNGGSAMLSKELSSFLGTSTIGRGNAHGSVSDPLLSPFLRNAPLSDSKVTQQDDSSDEVSVVSDSKREPTLVDEGHEEEIEERKQRATFIQRLILSTVF, via the exons ATGGACATTGACTTATGGGCCTCAAGGGTCCGCTCTGCTAAGCACTTCTCTGCTGTCCAAGCTTCTCGCCTCAACTCTG ATAATCAGTCCATAGTTGATGATTCAGAAGGTGATGATGATGCAAAAGCTTGCTTTCCATGTCCCTTCTGTTATGTTGATATTGAAGTACATTTGGTCTGTAGCCATCTGCAGGAAGAACATTGCTTTGACTTGAAGAATGCA GTCTGTCCACTATGTGCAGCAAATCTTTTGAAAGATGCCACTGAACATTTCATTGTGCAGCATACTAGTTTATTAAAG CGCAggaaaagatttgaaaaatctgGTTTGTGGAATGGTGGTTCAGCAATGCTTAGCAAGGAATTAAGCTCATTTCTTGGAACTTCAACAATTGGTAGAGGGAATGCACATGGATCTGTATCAGATCCACTCCTATCTCCGTTTCTTAGAAATGCACCTCTCTCTGACAGTAAAGTGACACAGCAAGATGATTCTTCTGATGAGGTCTCAGTGGTTTCTGATTCGAAAAG GGAGCCAACATTGGTAGATGAAGGTCATGAAGAGGAGATTGAAGAGAGAAAGCAGAGAGCAACATTCATTCAACGGTTGATCCTCTCAACCGTGTTCTGA
- the LOC123210454 gene encoding 50S ribosomal protein L19-like isoform X2, translating to MIMQAFRGSIQLVRRHNFTKGFVSSKYTGDPLDSLKNSFLRSLHEFSTCSLVKFCSQTETLASLNYYGRRARAGLFQQGIMESPFTSRCIMTTGNSVPSNSQDVSADLSNVAPRIKFKRLDKTARHIMKILDKEAVEEVKGQREIPDIRPGYIVQIKVEIPENKRRVSVLKGIVIARRNAGLNTTFRIRRLVAGVGVESVYPLYSPNIKEIKVLDKKKVRRAKLYYLRDRMNPLKK from the exons ATGATAATGCAGGCCTTTCGTGGCAGTATCCAGCTGGTTCGAAGGCACAACTTCACGAAAGGATTCGTTTCGTCTAAATATACTGGTGATCCATTGGATTCTTTGAAGAATTCCTTTTTGCGATCGCTCCACGAGTTCTCTACTTGCTCTCTG GTAAAATTTTGCTCCCAAACTGAGACATTGGCATCACTCAACTATTATGGTAGACGTGCTAGGGCTGGATTGTTTCAACAAGGGATAATGGAGTCACCTTTCACTAGCAGGTGCATTATGACAACGGGAAATTCTGTTCCATCAAATTCACAAGACGTTTCTGCTGATCTTTCCAATGTAGCTCCCCGCATCAAATTTAAGAGGCTTGATAAAACTGCTAGGCACATAATGAAG ATTTTGGATAAGGAAGCAGTGGAAGAAGTTAAGGGACAGAGAGAGATACCTGATATAAGGCCTGGTTATATTGTGCAAATTAAAGTG GAAATTCCTGAGAATAAGAGACGTGTTTCAGTCCTAAAGGGCATTGTTATAGCAAGGCGTAATGCTGGTCTAAATACTACATTTAGAATAAGGAGGCTGGTAGCTGGTGTTGGAGTTGAATCTGTCTACCCGCT GTACTCGCCTAACATAAAGGAGATAAAAGTGCTGGACAAGAAGAAAGTGAGGAGGGCCAAGCTTTACTATCTCAGGGACAGGATGAATCCTCTTAAGAAGTAA
- the LOC123210454 gene encoding 50S ribosomal protein L19, chloroplastic-like isoform X3, with translation MESPFTSRCIMTTGNSVPSNSQDVSADLSNVAPRIKFKRLDKTARHIMKILDKEAVEEVKGQREIPDIRPGYIVQIKVEIPENKRRVSVLKGIVIARRNAGLNTTFRIRRLVAGVGVESVYPLYSPNIKEIKVLDKKKVRRAKLYYLRDRMNPLKK, from the exons ATGGAGTCACCTTTCACTAGCAGGTGCATTATGACAACGGGAAATTCTGTTCCATCAAATTCACAAGACGTTTCTGCTGATCTTTCCAATGTAGCTCCCCGCATCAAATTTAAGAGGCTTGATAAAACTGCTAGGCACATAATGAAG ATTTTGGATAAGGAAGCAGTGGAAGAAGTTAAGGGACAGAGAGAGATACCTGATATAAGGCCTGGTTATATTGTGCAAATTAAAGTG GAAATTCCTGAGAATAAGAGACGTGTTTCAGTCCTAAAGGGCATTGTTATAGCAAGGCGTAATGCTGGTCTAAATACTACATTTAGAATAAGGAGGCTGGTAGCTGGTGTTGGAGTTGAATCTGTCTACCCGCT GTACTCGCCTAACATAAAGGAGATAAAAGTGCTGGACAAGAAGAAAGTGAGGAGGGCCAAGCTTTACTATCTCAGGGACAGGATGAATCCTCTTAAGAAGTAA
- the LOC123211371 gene encoding elongation factor Tu, chloroplastic has protein sequence MAISASAAISSTAPTFSYSYASPSNSLPTTAAVRSKLIRTHLSSSFLLPFPTTSSSTTTIRRRTFVVRAARGKFERKKPHVNIGTIGHVDHGKTTLTAALTMALAALGNSAPKKYDEIDAAPEERARGITINTATVEYETENRHYAHVDCPGHADYVKNMITGAAQMDGAILVVSGADGPMPQTKEHILLAKQVGVPNMVVFLNKQDQVDDEELLQLVELEVRELLSSYEFPGDDVPIISGSALLALEALMANPAIKRGDNQWVDKIYELMDSVDNYIPIPQRQTDLPFLLAVEDVFSITGRGTVATGRVERGTIKVGETVDVVGLKDTRNTTVTGVEMFQKILDEAMAGDNVGLLLRGIQKADIQRGMVLAKPGTITPHTKFSAIVYVLKKEEGGRHSPFFAGYRPQFYMRTTDVTGKVTSIMNDKDEESKMVMPGDRVKMVVELIVPVACEQGMRFAIREGGKTVGAGVIQSIIE, from the coding sequence ATGGCAATCTCAGCCTCTGCAGCAATATCCTCCACTGCTCCAACATTCTCTTACTCTTATGCCTCTCCTTCTAATTCTTTACCCACCACAGCCGCTGTCCGTTCAAAACTAATCCGAACCcatctctcttcttcttttcttctgcCTTTCCCCACTACCTCGTCCTCCACAACCACCATCCGCCGCCGTACCTTCGTCGTCCGCGCCGCTCGTGGTAAATTCGAGCGGAAGAAACCCCATGTCAACATTGGTACTATCGGCCATGTAGACCACGGCAAGACAACTCTCACTGCTGCTTTAACCATGGCCTTAGCGGCTTTGGGTAACAGTGCCCCCAAGAAATACGATGAAATAGATGCTGCCCCAGAGGAACGTGCGCGTGGTATCACCATCAATACTGCGACGGTGGAATACGAGACGGAGAACCGCCACTATGCCCACGTGGACTGCCCTGGACATGCTGATTACGTGAAAAACATGATTACGGGTGCCGCCCAGATGGACGGTGCGATTTTGGTGGTGTCTGGTGCTGATGGTCCCATGCCTCAGACTAAAGAACATATTTTGTTGGCCAAGCAAGTGGGTGTGCCTAATATGGTTGTGTTTTTGAACAAGCAGGACCAAGTTGATGATGAAGAACTGTTGCAGCTTGTGGAGTTGGAGGTTCGTGAATTGCTTTCTTCTTATGAATTTCCTGGTGATGATGTGCCTATTATTTCTGGTTCTGCACTTTTAGCTTTAGAGGCTTTGATGGCTAATCCTGCAATTAAAAGAGGAGATAATCAATGGGTTGATAAGATTTATGAACTAATGGATTCTGTAGACAATTATATTCCAATCCCTCAAAGACAAACTGATTTACCCTTTTTGTTAGCCGTCGAAGATGTGTTTTCAATCACTGGTCGTGGTACTGTGGCCACTGGCCGCGTTGAGAGGGGTACAATTAAGGTGGGAGAAACAGTTGATGTTGTTGGGTTGAAAGATACTAGAAATACTACTGTAACTGGGGTTGAAATGTTTCAGAAGATTCTTGATGAGGCAATGGCTGGGGACAATGTAGGTTTGTTGCTTAGGGGTATTCAGAAGGCTGATATTCAGAGAGGAATGGTGTTGGCTAAGCCAGGAACAATTACCCCGCATACCAAGTTTTCTGCCATTGTCTATGTGTTGAAGAAGGAAGAGGGTGGTAGGCACTCACCATTCTTTGCCGGTTATAGGCCTCAATTTTACATGAGGACTACTGATGTTACAGGGAAAGTTACTTCTATTATGAATGATAAGGATGAAGAGTCTAAGATGGTTATGCCTGGTGACCGTGTCAAGATGGTTGTGGAGCTCATTGTGCCTGTGGCTTGTGAGCAAGGAATGAGATTTGCTATCAGAGAAGGCGGCAAGACTGTGGGAGCAGGTGTAATTCAGTCTATCATTGAGTGA
- the LOC123210286 gene encoding pentatricopeptide repeat-containing protein At3g48250, chloroplastic, whose amino-acid sequence MNRSKAILASLRLTNSLLSTRLSSCRLLFTRVNHFSDLYSFTLLNQSNTSHFVNIAHQRLSFSTNSNSIVELILAYDWSDELENKLEELNPKMSHEIVIYVLKKLDKDPEKASAFFDWVCDKNGFRPSSSIYSMMLRILVNNESMKQFWIVLRKMKEQKCCIDEETYNTILGVLKKAKMDSDVVALYHFHDRMVQENAAVSVVKKVVDVLLGTDWCDKVKKELEGMKIELSDDFVIRVLRELRNYPLKALSFFNWVAEYTGSEHNAIMYNAILRVLAQRDSKEEFWSVVELMKNAGHEMDFDTYIKISRQFHKFKMMNDAVRLFEFMMDGPYKPSVQECSLLLRIISLGENPDLDLVFRVAKKYEATGNFLSKPVYDGIHRSLTRVGRFDEAEKIMKVMKNAGYEPDNITYGQLVFGLCKARRFEEASRVLDEMEENGCIPDIMTWTTLIKGHCIANEVDKALMCFAKMMEKNIDADADLLEVLINGFLHQKRVKGAYELLVGMVEKSHIRPWQSTFKFLIEKLLGVSKLEEAMNLLRLMKKQNYPPYPEPFVQYISKFGTVEDASEFLKALSVKEYPSSSAYLYVFQSFFNEGRHSEARDLLYKCPHHIRKNSKISELFGSAKSDTVAVHSGKQSNV is encoded by the coding sequence ATGAATCGATCTAAGGCAATCCTCGCATCTCTTAGACTCACCAACTCGCTGCTCTCGACTCGCCTTTCTTCATGTCGGCTTCTGTTTACTCGGGTGAATCACTTCTCTGACCTCTACTCATTTACTCTCTTAAATCAATCAAACACTTCACATTTTGTCAATATTGCCCATCAAAGGCTATCATTTTccacaaattcaaactctattgTAGAGCTTATTTTAGCCTATGATTGGTCTGACGAATTAGAGAACAAGTTAGAAGAATTGAATCCAAAAATGTCCCATGAAATTGTCATCTATGTTTTAAAGAAACTTGATAAAGACCCAGAAAAAGCATCGGCTTTCTTCGATTGGGTTTGCGATAAAAACGGATTTAGACCAAGTTCTTCTATTTATAGTATGATGCTCAGGATATTAGTAAACAACGAGTCAATGAAGCAGTTTTGGATCGTTCTAAGGAAAATGAAAGAACAGAAGTGTTGTATTGATGAAGAAACTTATAATACTATTTTGGGGGTTCTAAAGAAGGCTAAGATGGATAGTGATGTGGTGGCTTTGTACCATTTTCATGATAGGATGGTTCAGGAGAATGCTGCGGTTAGTGTTGTAAAGAAAGTGGTCGATGTTCTGTTAGGGACAGATTGGTGTGACAAGGTGAAGAAAGAATTGGAGGGCATGAAAATTGAGTTGTcggatgattttgttataaGAGTTCTGAGAGAACTTCGAAATTATCCTTTGAAAGCTTTGAGCTTTTTCAATTGGGTTGCTGAGTATACGGGTTCTGAACATAATGCCATAATGTATAATGCTATATTAAGGGTTCTTGCCCAGCGTGATTCGAAGGAGGAATTTTGGAGTGTTGTTGAGTTAATGAAGAATGCGGGGCATGAGATGGACTTTGACACTTACATAAAGATTTCAAGACAGTTCCACAAATTTAAGATGATGAATGATGCGGTGAGGCTTTTTGAGTTTATGATGGATGGCCCATATAAGCCTTCAGTTCAGGAATGTAGCTTGCTTTTACGAATTATTTCATTAGGTGAAAACCCTGATTTGGATTTGGTGTTTAGAGTTGCAAAGAAATATGAGGCAACAGGGAATTTTCTCTCTAAGCCAGTTTATGATGGGATCCATAGGTCTTTGACAAGGGTGGGAAGGTTTGATGAAGCAGAGAAGATAATGAAGGTTATGAAAAATGCGGGATATGAGCCTGACAACATCACATATGGCCAACTGGTTTTTGGACTTTGTAAAGCAAGGAGGTTTGAAGAAGCCTCCAGGGTGCTGGatgaaatggaagaaaatggaTGTATTCCTGACATCATGACATGGACCACTTTGATTAAAGGGCATTGCATTGCTAATGAAGTTGACAAGGCATTAATGTGTTTTGCAAAGATGATGGAGAAAAATATTGATGCTGATGCTGATCTGTTGGAGGTCTTGATAAATGGTTTCCTTCATCAAAAAAGGGTAAAGGGTGCATATGAATTGCTTGTAGGGATGGTAGAAAAGTCTCATATAAGACCTTGGCAATCTacatttaaatttcttataGAAAAGCTTTTGGGGGTAAGTAAACTTGAAGAAGCAATGAACCTCCTACGATTAATGAAGAAACAGAACTACCCACCTTACCCTGAGCCCTTTGTTCAGTATATTTCGAAGTTCGGGACTGTGGAAGATGCTTCAGAATTTTTGAAAGCATTGAGTGTGAAGGAGTACCCATCCTCTTCTGCTTATCTTTATGTTTTCCAATCCTTCTTTAATGAAGGTAGACATTCTGAGGCCAGAGATCTGCTATATAAGTGCCCTCATCACATTCGCAAGAATTCTAAAATCTCTGAACTTTTTGGTTCTGCAAAGAGTGACACAGTTGCCGTTCATTCAGGGAAGCAGTCTAATGTTTAG
- the LOC123211287 gene encoding uncharacterized protein LOC123211287, protein MSRIMQDQIGIPACFSSGEKITDDPAAITRSGQSAFMSVYRTKIADQCRLITITWCKNLLLHGLSLSVEGEKGDKQYTCKVELKPWYFWRKQGSKRFVVDGKAVDIFWDLKAAKFNGETEPISDYYVAVVCNEEVVLLLGDLKKDAYRKTGCRPALIEPVMVARKEHIFGKKKFSAKVKFHEKGRFHEVSIECKNKPTNSTGNTRNGNISSGGGAEPEMEIRIDGHLVIHVKHLQWKFRGNESVHVNKARVEVYWDVHDWLFSPGLRHALFIIKPILSSSSSLSCRSSTSSSPPLSSLGSTPLSSQAGSCDSTEGGSSEFCLFLYAWKVE, encoded by the coding sequence ATGTCAAGAATCATGCAAGACCAAATTGGCATTCCCGCATGTTTTTCATCAGGTGAGAAGATCACTGATGATCCTGCCGCAATAACAAGATCTGGTCAGAGTGCCTTCATGTCAGTTTATAGGACAAAGATCGCCGATCAGTGCCGTTTGATCACCATCACATGGTGCAAAAACTTGCTGCTTCATGGCCTTTCATTGTCAGTAGAAGGAGAAAAAGGAGACAAGCAGTACACCTGCAAAGTTGAGCTGAAGCCGTGGTACTTTTGGAGGAAACAAGGCTCCAAGCGGTTTGTAGTCGATGGTAAAGCAGTTGATATATTTTGGGACCTCAAAGCAGCCAAATTCAATGGCGAAACTGAGCCCATCTCGGATTACTATGTTGCAGTTGTTTGTAATGAAGAAGTTGTGCTCCTACTTGGGGATCTGAAGAAAGATGCATATAGAAAAACTGGGTGTAGGCCTGCTCTTATTGAACCAGTTATGGTTGCAAGAAAGGAACACATATTTGGCAAGAAGAAATTCTCCGCCAAAGTAAAATTTCATGAGAAAGGTAGGTTTCATGAGGTCTCAATTGAATGCAAGAATAAACCAACAAATAGTACTGGAAATACAAGAAATGGTAATATTTCTTCAGGTGGAGGAGCTGAGCCAGAAATGGAAATAAGGATTGATGGGCATTTGGTGATTCACGTCAAGCATCTTCAATGGAAGTTTAGAGGTAATGAGTCTGTTCATGTCAATAAAGCAAGAGTGGAAGTGTATTGGGATGTCCACGACTGGCTATTCAGTCCTGGTTTAAGACAtgctttatttataattaagcCAATTTTGTCCTCATCGTCGTCTCTTTCTTGCCGATCAAGTACATCTTCTTCGCCGCCATTATCATCGTTGGGATCAACACCATTGTCATCTCAGGCAGGAAGTTGTGATTCAACAGAAGGTGGGTCATCTGAGTTTTGCTTGTTTCTCTATGCCTGGAAGGTTGAATGA
- the LOC123210011 gene encoding uncharacterized protein LOC123210011: MKKKLELEEDKNELEILKAVAQAWHAHSGGSRPTSEFDAYRRNFRTQPSRFKLEAMNKSSLPPKDSTNWDFRQSLWDAYELVTVSKKLEAGLVLDHPVSGLNDSVQVPKKRRDSKNSLRNLFNRFSSRRFNDVQVSVPEEDDSQF, translated from the coding sequence ATGAAGAAAAAGCTTGAGcttgaagaagataaaaatgaGCTTGAAATCCTCAAGGCTGTGGCACAAGCCTGGCATGCCCATTCTGGTGGCTCTAGACCCACCAGTGAGTTTGATGCTTATCGACGAAATTTCAGAACTCAGCCCTCAAGATTCAAGCTAGAAGCAATGAACAAGTCATCACTGCCGCCTAAGGACAGCACAAATTGGGATTTCAGGCAATCACTGTGGGATGCATACGAGCTTGTGACTGTGTCCAAGAAGTTAGAAGCGGGGCTGGTTTTAGATCATCCGGTTTCTGGGTTAAATGATTCTGTTCAGGTCCCTAAGAAACGCAGAGACAGTAAGAATAGCCTTAGAAATTTATTCAATCGATTTTCTTCCAGGAGATTCAATGATGTTCAAGTTTCTGTTCCCGAAGAGGATGACAGTCAATTTTGA
- the LOC123210806 gene encoding pachytene checkpoint protein 2 homolog, with amino-acid sequence MSTPMEITTQSLSHTEISEPDAVAVRPSSPLLNQDKYLVSVEVCLRASSTARTDDVRLAVERMLEKRSLSYVDGPIPVPVDDSFLMENVQRICICDTDEWVQNHDILLFWQVKPIVHVFQLSEEGPCEELSGDGQPSSFNEWILPAKEFDGMWESLIYESGLKQRLLRYASSALLFTEKGVDPFLVTWNRIILLHGPPGTGKTSLCKALAQKLSIRFSFRYPQSQLIEVNAHSLFSKWFSESGKLVAKLFQKIQEMVEEENNLVFVLIDEVESLAAARKAALSGSEPSDSIRVVNALLTQMDKLKSSPNVIILTTSNITAAIDIAFVDRADIKAYVGPPTLQARYEILRSCLQELIRAGIISKFQDSEHTMLPNFATSREKLNKPEIQEAETPLHLCKQLLEAAEACEGLSGRSLRKLPFLAHAALATPYVCDPSKFLLTMIDTARRERSELPD; translated from the exons ATGAGCACTCCCATGGAAATCACCACTCAAAGCCTCTCACACACCGAGATCTCCGAACCAGACGCCGTCGCTGTCCGTCCTTCTTCTCCCCTTCTCAACCAGGACAAATATCTTGTCTCTG TTGAAGTTTGTTTGAGGGCCTCAAGCACTGCTCGCACAGATGATGTCAGGTTAGCCGTTGAAAG AATGCTTGAAAAGAGAAGTTTAAGCTATGTAGATGGACCAATCCCGGTTCCTGTTGATGATTCCTTTCTGATGGAAAATGTACAAAGAATTTGTATTTGTGACACTG ATGAATGGGTGCAAAATCATGATATTCTTCTATTCTGGCAAGTCAAACCCATTGTTCATGTCTTTCAG CTTAGTGAGGAAGGACCATGCGAGGAGCTAAGTGGGGATGGTCAACCTTCTAGCTTCAATGAATGGATTCTTCCTGCCAAGGAATTTGATGGGATGTGGGAAAG CTTGATATATGAATCTGGTCTCAAGCAAAGGTTATTGCGCTATGCATCAAGTGCATTGCTATTTACTGAGAAGGGTGTTGATCCTTTTCTTGTTACATGGAACCG CATTATCCTTTTACATGGACCTCCTGGAACTGGGAAGACGTCCTTATGTAAAGCATTGGCTCAAAAGCTCTCCATTAGATTTAGCTTCag ATATCCACAGTCCCAGTTGATTGAAGTTAACGCCCATTCTTTGTTCAGTAAATGGTTTTCTGAAAGTGGGAAATTG GTCGCAAAGCTTTtccaaaaaattcaagaaatggTTGAGGAAGAAAACAATCTGGTATTTGTTTTGATTG ATGAAGTTGAAAGCCTTGCTGCTGCTAGAAAGGCTGCCTTGTCTGGTTCTGAACCTTCAGATTCTATTCGG GTTGTGAATGCACTACTTACTCAGATGGACAAACTGAAATCATCACCGAATGTGATAATTCTGACTACATCAAACATAACTGCTGCCATTG ATATTGCATTTGTTGATCGTGCTGATATCAAAGCATACGTCGGTCCTCCAACTCTTCAAGCTCGATACGAAATTTTAAGGTCCTGCTTGCAGGAACTTATACGAGCTGGAATTATATCAAAGTTTCAG GATTCTGAGCACACCATGCTTCCAAATTTTGCCACTTCAAGAGAGAAATTGAACAAGCCTGAGATCCAAGAGGCTGAAACCCCGCTGCACCTGTGTAAACAATTGCTTGAAGCTGCAGAAGCATGCGAA GGTTTGAGTGGAAGATCATTAAGGAAACTTCCATTTTTGGCACATGCAGCTCTTGCTACCCCATACGTTTGTGACCCTAGCAAGTTTTTGCTTACAATGATCGATACAGCAAGAAGGGAGCGTTCTGAGCTACCTGACTGA
- the LOC123210454 gene encoding 50S ribosomal protein L19-like isoform X1 — protein MIMQAFRGSIQLVRRHNFTKGFVSSKYTGDPLDSLKNSFLRSLHEFSTCSLQVKFCSQTETLASLNYYGRRARAGLFQQGIMESPFTSRCIMTTGNSVPSNSQDVSADLSNVAPRIKFKRLDKTARHIMKILDKEAVEEVKGQREIPDIRPGYIVQIKVEIPENKRRVSVLKGIVIARRNAGLNTTFRIRRLVAGVGVESVYPLYSPNIKEIKVLDKKKVRRAKLYYLRDRMNPLKK, from the exons ATGATAATGCAGGCCTTTCGTGGCAGTATCCAGCTGGTTCGAAGGCACAACTTCACGAAAGGATTCGTTTCGTCTAAATATACTGGTGATCCATTGGATTCTTTGAAGAATTCCTTTTTGCGATCGCTCCACGAGTTCTCTACTTGCTCTCTG CAGGTAAAATTTTGCTCCCAAACTGAGACATTGGCATCACTCAACTATTATGGTAGACGTGCTAGGGCTGGATTGTTTCAACAAGGGATAATGGAGTCACCTTTCACTAGCAGGTGCATTATGACAACGGGAAATTCTGTTCCATCAAATTCACAAGACGTTTCTGCTGATCTTTCCAATGTAGCTCCCCGCATCAAATTTAAGAGGCTTGATAAAACTGCTAGGCACATAATGAAG ATTTTGGATAAGGAAGCAGTGGAAGAAGTTAAGGGACAGAGAGAGATACCTGATATAAGGCCTGGTTATATTGTGCAAATTAAAGTG GAAATTCCTGAGAATAAGAGACGTGTTTCAGTCCTAAAGGGCATTGTTATAGCAAGGCGTAATGCTGGTCTAAATACTACATTTAGAATAAGGAGGCTGGTAGCTGGTGTTGGAGTTGAATCTGTCTACCCGCT GTACTCGCCTAACATAAAGGAGATAAAAGTGCTGGACAAGAAGAAAGTGAGGAGGGCCAAGCTTTACTATCTCAGGGACAGGATGAATCCTCTTAAGAAGTAA
- the LOC123211899 gene encoding probable serine/threonine-protein kinase WNK3 — protein sequence MPLDSSSEQDQEDSEAEFVEIDPTGRYGRYKVVLGRGAFKKVYRAFDELEGIEVAWNQVKVADLLRNSEDLERLYSEVHLLKTLKHKNIIKFYNSWVDTKNESINFITEIFTSGTLRQYRKKHKHVDLRALKKWSRQILEGLSYLHSHDPPIIHRDLKCDNIFVNGNQGEVKIGDLGLAAILQQARSAHSVIGTPEFMAPELYEEEYNELVDIYAFGMCLLELVTFEYPYVECTNAAQIYKKVTSGIKPASLAKVTDPGVRAFIEKCIAKVSDRLSAKELLGDPFLQSDEENESTGRSAQARIHHSAGTSSQVKVDRNAQYPPAVTSGDFTVQGHRRDNNTIFLKLRIADSTGHFHNIHFPFDIPVDTANSVASEMVNELNLTDQDVSAIAAMINSEIQTHIPDWEPREVSGDNLSEEVANFDRRSPKTKDNTSPLRNDPILPFGGLQLERLPSGHKYWSDSPKGVSRSSQGMSAMSNLSPSTLNVENRLTDNDARIPNSRRDGESPNGAASLEQLEAGGLSCKNDDVEGKERSGISDSQSGEVKKIVEELKQLFVKQQQEVDKLKQKHKLAVSEFLKELSTEIREKVLDEFKLNIPEFRPD from the exons ATGCCACTGGATTCCTCTTCTGAACAAGACCAGGAGGATTCTGAAGCTGAGTTCGTTGAAATTGATCCCACTGGTCGTTACGGTCGG TACAAAGTGGTTTTAGGAAGAGGGGCTTTCAAAAAAGT ATATAGAGCATTTGATGAATTGGAAGGAATTGAAGTAGCATGGAATCAGGTTAAGGTTGCTGATCTATTACGTAATTCTGAGGATTTGGAGCGTCTCTATTCAGAAGTTCATTTGCTTAAAACTCTGAAACACAAGaacattattaaattttataattcctGGGTTGATACTAAAAATGAGAGTATCAATTTTATTACTGAGATTTTCACTTCCGGTACACTGCGCCA GTATAGAAAGAAACATAAGCATGTTGATCTAAGAGCATTGAAGAAGTGGTCTAGGCAGATTTTAGAAGGTCTTTCTTATCTTCACAGTCATGACCCACCAATTATTCATCGAGATCTCAAGTGTgacaatatttttgtaaatgGAAATCAAGGTGAAGTGAAAATTGGTGATCTGGGATTGGCTGCCATTCTTCAACAGGCACGTTCAGCTCATAGTGTCATTG GCACACCTGAATTCATGGCACCGGAGCTCTATGAAGAGGAATACAATGAACTTGTGGATATATATGCCTTTGGCATGTGCTTGCTAGAACTAGTGACCTTTGAATATCCCTATGTTGAATGCACCAATGCTGCCCAAATATACAAGAAAGTGACATCa GGAATAAAGCCAGCATCATTGGCAAAAGTGACAGATCCTGGTGTTCGAGCATTTATAGAAAAATGCATTGCAAAAGTCTCTGACCGGTTGTCTGCCAAGGAACTTTTGGGAGATCCCTTTCTACAATCAGATGAGGAAAATGAGAGTACAGGTCGTTCTGCACAAGCCAGAATTCATCATTCAG CTGGGACTTCTAGTCAGGTAAAAGTTGATAGAAATGCCCAGTATCCTCCAGCTGTGACAAGTGGGGACTTTACCGTGCAAGGTCACCGGAGGGACAATAACACTATTTTTCTTAAACTAAGAATAGCAGATTCCACAG GCCATTTTCACAATATCCACTTCCCATTTGATATACCGGTAGACACAGCGAATTCTGTTGCTAGTGAAATGGTTAATGAGTTGAATCTGACAGATCAAGATGTCTCAGCAATTGCAGCAATGATCAACTCAGAAATTCAGACTCATATTCCAGATTGGGAACCTAGAGAAGTTTCTGGGGATAATCTTTCTGAAGAGGTTGCAAATTTTGATAGGCGTTCCCCTAAAACCAAGGATAACACTTCTCCCTTGAGAAATGACCCAATCCTGCCTTTTGGTGGCCTCCAATTAGAGAGATTGCCATCAGGTCATAAGTACTGGTCTGACTCACCCAAGGGAGTCAGTAGGAGCTCTCAAGGCATGTCTGCTATGTCAAACCTGTCACCTTCAACTTTAAACGTTGAAAATAGATTGACTGACAATGATGCAAGGATTCCTAACAGCAGAAGAGATGGTGAGAGTCCAAATGGTGCTGCGTCGCTTGAACAGCTGGAGGCTGGAGGTTTGTCTTGCAAAAATGATGATGTTGAAGGAAAAGAACGTAGTGGAATTTCTGATTCACAATCAGGAGAGGTCAAGAAAATTGTGGAGGAACTCAAGCAGCTATTTGTAAAGCAACAACAGGAGGTAGACAAGTTAAAGCAGAAGCATAAGTTAGCTGTATCAGAGTTTCTGAAGGAACTATCCACAGAAATTCGTGAAAAGGTTTTAGATGAATTTAAGCTGAACATTCCTGAATTTAGGCCAGACTGA